From the Leptospira biflexa serovar Patoc strain 'Patoc 1 (Paris)' genome, one window contains:
- a CDS encoding putative sulfate/molybdate transporter, whose protein sequence is MWKKSEFVFNRNEIAGAFGDIGTDFPILVAMVLASGLHAPSVFIVFGFMQILTGLIYQRPMPVQPLKAMATIVITQKIAGPIVLGGGLAIGVLMLFFSMSGILDQIAKLIPKSVIRGLQLGLGISLSFLAFKEYIPSEQTNGYVLSAISFVLILLLIDNKKIPASLVVIILGLIYSFLFHFDTFSSITKFEIHYPNLNVPSLELILQGFVLLSLPQIPLSIGNSILATKQISDDLFPNKEPITIKKIGLSYSVMNLISPFFGGIPCCHGAGGMVGHYTFGGRSGVSVLLYGIFYLISGLFMGDGLEFFIKAFPLPILGTLLIFEALSLILLIKDSIQNHIEFIIVILTGLVACGLPYGYLIAMFIGTGIHYASKRFLTFSMLGDRQLVKNPNKTSKSKENKT, encoded by the coding sequence ATGTGGAAAAAATCGGAATTTGTTTTCAATCGGAACGAAATTGCAGGTGCCTTCGGTGATATCGGGACTGATTTTCCGATCCTTGTGGCGATGGTCCTCGCTTCTGGATTACACGCACCAAGTGTATTCATTGTCTTTGGTTTCATGCAAATACTAACAGGACTGATCTATCAAAGGCCAATGCCCGTGCAACCTCTGAAAGCCATGGCCACAATCGTGATCACACAAAAAATTGCCGGACCAATTGTACTAGGCGGAGGACTTGCCATTGGGGTCCTTATGTTATTCTTTTCAATGTCAGGAATTTTAGACCAGATCGCAAAATTAATACCAAAATCCGTGATCAGAGGATTACAACTTGGACTAGGGATTAGTTTGAGTTTCCTAGCCTTTAAAGAATACATCCCATCGGAACAAACCAATGGTTATGTTTTGTCCGCAATTTCATTTGTTCTCATCTTATTGTTAATTGATAATAAAAAAATTCCTGCATCTCTTGTTGTCATTATTCTTGGCTTAATTTATTCTTTTCTCTTTCATTTTGATACATTTTCATCAATTACGAAATTTGAAATTCATTATCCCAATCTGAATGTACCGAGTCTTGAATTAATCTTACAAGGATTCGTATTATTATCGCTTCCGCAAATACCATTATCAATTGGAAACTCGATTCTTGCCACAAAACAAATATCAGATGATTTATTCCCAAATAAAGAGCCAATTACAATTAAAAAAATTGGATTATCATATTCGGTTATGAATTTAATTTCACCGTTTTTTGGTGGGATTCCTTGTTGTCATGGTGCTGGTGGAATGGTAGGACATTATACATTTGGCGGGCGATCAGGTGTATCAGTATTATTATATGGAATCTTTTATCTTATCTCTGGTTTGTTTATGGGTGATGGTTTGGAATTTTTTATCAAAGCCTTTCCTTTGCCAATCCTAGGTACATTACTTATTTTTGAAGCGTTATCATTAATCCTTCTGATCAAAGATTCAATACAAAATCATATAGAGTTTATCATTGTTATTTTGACCGGACTTGTCGCATGTGGACTACCGTATGGCTATTTGATCGCCATGTTCATCGGGACAGGCATACACTATGCCTCAAAACGATTTCTTACTTTTTCAATGTTAGGTGATCGACAATTGGTCAAAAATCCAAACAAAACATCAAAATCCAAAGAAAACAAAACATAA
- a CDS encoding nitrate reductase gives MQTKETYPSTCSYCGVGCGVIVEKLGNHEIHVEGDKDHPANLGLLCSKGRNLHYTVMDRSDRILYPMKRSNRNSELKRVTWEETFDSISDKFKQLIKTYGPDSVGFYVSGQLLTEEYYIINKLIKGFIGSNNIDTNSRLCMSSAVVGYKMSLGEDSVPVSYEDIELADCFLIAGANPAWCHPILFRRIEAQKKNFPNTKLIVVDPRKTDTCEDADLHLQIHPGTDIYLFHSIAKILIQNNWIDSQFIETHTEGFEGLKSFLTTFDLEEAAKTCGIPLEDIELAAKYIHEAKGFLSLWAMGLNQSVIGVNKNLALLNLSLITGKIGKPGSGPFSLTGQPNAMGGREVGGLCNLLPAHRDLSNPTHRKEVESFWKIEEGTIQEKPGYTAVEMFENLKSGKMKAVWIICTNPTTSLPDARMVEQGLREAELVIVQDISMSSAAIPYADYVLPAAGWAEKQGTMTNSDRRVTYLSKILEPPGEAMADTWIIQKFATKMGYGSHFSYQSEEDVFLEHCALTEGTKIDISGLDYTILLNKRSVQWPFPKNSVNGTPRLFTDHKFYRPNGKAKVFDVPPEDSSEKTSETFPFILTTGRIRDQWHTMTRTGKVRKLMEHKREPYLEIHPLDADQVGIVDGGLVEVLNERGRVRVKAKLTDTIKQGTVFLPMHWGKQNKNDEFRANNLTNKEFDPFSKQPGFKISAVQVRPYSKEKEKILIIGGGNSTSAFIKHYKELCPEDEITVLCKEENPLYNRILLPDFISGEKEFIELASASVEEVNSWEIQLHTSTSVTEILPEAKIVKDTLGNVFSYNKLIIATGSSPQIPKTISQTMVGVFSLRAKTDADKIKGFFVPDSHALIVGGGLLGLELASALKSLGVNVTVLVRTDRLMSKQLDAVACEILSEEIHNRGIEVIYRSEISKVHGYDRVSFVELKDGRKLYPDGIVYAMGTSPNLSLAKGMGIQIGEGIIVNEFLQTSDPDVYAIGEVAEHTSGVYGTVLAAEEQAKVAANHIFGYRFQTYNGSLHSNLLKIPGLELVSLRLPGIQFENLTDEYEEIVFLDRKRRKYKKCIVKGDKLVAAILVGDKSEFVEYKNLIASGIELGEKRNQLLSSISTAKPPKGVLVCSCNGVGKGNIEEIVASGAKNLADVMEKTGAGTGCGSCRPEVNQIIKALTLKNLS, from the coding sequence GTGCAAACGAAAGAAACATACCCCTCTACTTGTTCCTACTGTGGCGTTGGATGCGGAGTCATCGTCGAAAAACTAGGAAATCATGAAATTCATGTAGAAGGGGACAAAGACCACCCAGCGAATCTGGGTTTACTTTGTTCGAAAGGAAGAAACTTACATTACACAGTGATGGATCGAAGTGATCGGATTTTGTATCCCATGAAACGATCAAATAGAAATTCGGAACTCAAACGAGTTACATGGGAGGAAACATTCGATTCCATCAGCGATAAATTCAAACAACTGATCAAAACGTATGGTCCAGATTCAGTTGGGTTTTATGTATCAGGTCAGCTTTTAACAGAAGAATATTATATTATCAATAAGTTAATCAAAGGATTTATCGGTAGTAACAATATTGATACAAACTCCAGACTTTGTATGAGTTCTGCCGTTGTTGGATACAAAATGTCTTTAGGAGAAGATAGCGTTCCTGTATCTTATGAAGACATTGAACTTGCAGATTGTTTTCTTATCGCTGGTGCAAACCCTGCCTGGTGCCATCCTATTTTATTCCGTCGGATAGAAGCCCAAAAAAAGAATTTTCCCAATACGAAACTCATCGTAGTGGACCCTCGGAAAACAGATACTTGTGAAGATGCAGATCTCCATTTACAAATCCATCCTGGAACTGACATTTATCTATTTCATTCCATTGCAAAAATTCTCATCCAAAACAATTGGATCGATTCCCAATTTATCGAAACACATACGGAAGGATTTGAAGGATTAAAGTCGTTTCTTACTACATTTGATTTAGAAGAGGCAGCAAAGACTTGTGGAATTCCTTTAGAGGATATCGAGCTTGCGGCCAAGTACATTCATGAGGCAAAAGGATTTTTGTCACTTTGGGCAATGGGTCTAAATCAAAGTGTGATCGGAGTGAATAAAAATTTAGCTCTCCTCAATTTATCTCTCATCACAGGAAAAATTGGTAAACCTGGATCTGGACCTTTTTCTCTCACGGGACAACCGAACGCCATGGGAGGAAGGGAAGTTGGAGGGCTTTGTAATTTACTCCCTGCGCATCGTGATCTGAGTAATCCAACACATAGAAAGGAAGTGGAGTCTTTTTGGAAAATCGAAGAAGGAACCATCCAAGAGAAACCTGGTTATACGGCAGTAGAAATGTTTGAAAATCTGAAATCTGGAAAAATGAAAGCAGTTTGGATCATATGTACCAATCCAACCACAAGTTTGCCAGATGCACGAATGGTGGAACAAGGGTTACGTGAAGCAGAGCTCGTCATTGTGCAAGATATCTCGATGAGTTCTGCAGCCATTCCCTATGCGGACTATGTATTACCTGCTGCCGGCTGGGCCGAAAAACAAGGTACAATGACCAACTCAGACCGCAGGGTCACATACCTTTCAAAAATATTAGAACCTCCAGGCGAAGCAATGGCTGATACATGGATCATCCAAAAATTTGCAACAAAGATGGGTTATGGTTCCCATTTTTCGTACCAATCAGAGGAAGATGTATTTTTAGAACATTGTGCCTTAACAGAAGGGACAAAAATTGATATTAGTGGATTAGACTATACAATATTACTAAACAAACGATCCGTTCAATGGCCTTTTCCCAAAAATAGTGTGAATGGAACACCACGGTTATTTACAGATCACAAGTTTTATCGTCCAAATGGAAAGGCGAAAGTTTTTGATGTCCCTCCAGAAGACTCTTCTGAAAAAACATCTGAAACTTTTCCTTTTATCCTAACTACAGGTCGAATCCGTGACCAGTGGCATACCATGACTCGCACGGGAAAGGTTCGCAAACTGATGGAGCACAAAAGGGAACCATATTTGGAAATCCATCCTCTGGATGCAGACCAAGTGGGGATCGTCGATGGTGGTCTTGTGGAAGTATTGAATGAAAGAGGGAGAGTTCGTGTCAAAGCGAAACTCACTGATACAATAAAACAAGGTACTGTATTTTTACCCATGCATTGGGGGAAACAAAACAAAAATGATGAGTTCCGAGCCAATAATTTAACGAACAAAGAATTTGATCCGTTCTCCAAACAACCTGGATTTAAAATATCTGCCGTCCAAGTCAGACCATATAGTAAAGAAAAAGAAAAAATCCTTATCATCGGTGGTGGGAATAGTACATCTGCTTTTATCAAACACTACAAAGAACTTTGTCCAGAAGATGAGATTACGGTTTTATGTAAGGAAGAGAATCCACTCTACAATCGTATTTTACTTCCTGATTTTATCAGTGGTGAAAAAGAATTTATAGAGTTAGCAAGTGCCAGTGTGGAAGAAGTGAATTCTTGGGAAATCCAATTGCATACTTCCACGTCAGTGACAGAAATTCTACCGGAAGCAAAAATTGTAAAAGATACATTGGGAAATGTTTTCTCATACAATAAGCTCATCATCGCAACCGGCAGTTCCCCGCAAATCCCAAAGACAATTTCACAAACGATGGTAGGTGTATTTAGTTTACGTGCCAAAACAGATGCTGATAAAATTAAGGGTTTTTTTGTACCTGATTCGCATGCTTTGATTGTGGGAGGTGGGTTACTCGGATTAGAGCTTGCATCGGCTCTCAAGTCACTCGGTGTGAATGTGACAGTCCTCGTACGAACCGATCGATTGATGTCCAAACAATTGGATGCTGTCGCATGTGAAATCTTAAGTGAAGAGATTCATAACCGTGGGATTGAAGTCATTTACCGATCCGAAATCAGCAAGGTTCATGGATATGATCGTGTCAGTTTCGTTGAATTGAAAGATGGAAGGAAACTTTATCCAGATGGAATCGTTTATGCCATGGGAACCAGTCCTAATTTATCATTAGCAAAAGGGATGGGGATTCAAATTGGGGAAGGGATCATTGTAAATGAATTTTTGCAAACTTCTGATCCTGATGTGTATGCGATCGGAGAAGTCGCAGAACATACATCAGGTGTCTATGGAACGGTCCTTGCTGCTGAAGAACAGGCAAAAGTGGCAGCAAATCATATTTTTGGATATCGATTCCAAACATACAATGGATCACTACATTCCAATCTATTAAAAATTCCAGGATTAGAGCTTGTTTCTCTACGATTGCCGGGAATTCAATTTGAGAATTTAACAGATGAATATGAAGAAATTGTGTTTCTCGATCGCAAAAGACGAAAATATAAAAAATGTATCGTTAAAGGTGATAAACTTGTCGCTGCTATTTTAGTTGGCGATAAATCAGAATTTGTCGAATACAAAAATTTGATTGCATCTGGAATCGAGTTGGGTGAAAAACGAAACCAACTGTTATCAAGTATATCTACCGCCAAACCTCCCAAAGGTGTTCTTGTCTGTTCTTGTAATGGAGTAGGTAAAGGAAATATTGAAGAAATAGTTGCGAGTGGAGCCAAAAATTTAGCTGATGTAATGGAAAAAACAGGAGCTGGTACTGGTTGTGGGAGTTGTCGACCAGAAGTAAATCAGATCATAAAAGCTTTAACTTTAAAGAACTTGTCCTAG
- the nirB gene encoding nitrite reductase large subunit NirB has translation MIKRKLVVIGNGMVGHRFCEKLVEYGGTDKFEITVLGEEPRRAYDRVHLSEYFANRSAESLYLSSPDWYRTNGIKLLLSEPAVTLDTVRRKLVTSLGTELEFDELIFATGSSPFIPPLEGLDKEGVFVYRTIEDLEETLEYSKKIKKAAVLGGGLLGLEAAKALVDLGKETHVIEFAPRLMPRQLDDGGAAILKSKIEEIGVEIHLNKQTEKVLGEQKIEGFAFKDGGTLDFDLLIVSAGIRPRDELAKEAGIAVGDRGGIIVDDGMGTNVYGIYAIGEVALHRNFIYGLVAPGYEMAETLAFNLCSPGNKPKVYSGSDLSTKLKLIGVEVASFGDALGQNEHIPIVFKNPRSGVYKKLVISPDGKYLLGGILVGDAKAYGNLLSFYLNKMELPEEPETLIVGSVSSENLFGADTLPDEAKICSCNNVSKGDILTAIREKECYDITSLKNCSKAGSGCGGCLPQVNSILKAELKTQGKVVTEHLCEHFKFSRKELYQVIKVKSLKSFPDVLKEVGKGNGCEICKPAVASIIASIWNEPILKHREIQDTNDKYLANIQRGGTYSVVPRIPGGEITPDKLIVIGDVAKKYNLYCKITGGQRIDLLGARIDQLPSIWKDLIDHGFESGHAYGKSMRTVKSCVGSTWCRFGVQDSTSFAIKLEERYKGIRAPHKLKCGVSGCIRECAEARGKDFGIIATERGWNLYIGGNGGVNPKHAILFAEDLDEDTCIKYIDRYMMFYIRTADKLMRTSTWLEQLEGGIEYLKDVVINDRLGINSQLDEEMKHLVNTYHCEWKDVVEDPEKQKKFKHFVNSNETDPNIQFTEERGQIRPVDWVEKDLVNT, from the coding sequence ATGATCAAGCGGAAGTTAGTTGTTATTGGGAATGGAATGGTGGGTCACAGGTTCTGCGAAAAATTAGTAGAATACGGTGGAACAGACAAATTTGAAATCACTGTCCTTGGGGAAGAACCAAGACGCGCATATGACCGCGTACATCTCTCTGAATACTTTGCCAATCGATCTGCGGAATCCTTGTATCTCTCTTCACCTGATTGGTATCGAACGAATGGAATTAAATTATTATTATCTGAGCCTGCAGTGACATTAGATACTGTTAGACGAAAATTAGTCACAAGTTTAGGAACTGAATTAGAATTTGACGAATTAATTTTTGCAACAGGATCCTCTCCCTTCATCCCACCATTAGAAGGATTAGACAAAGAAGGTGTATTTGTTTACCGTACGATAGAAGATCTTGAAGAAACTTTAGAATATAGTAAAAAAATAAAAAAGGCAGCTGTCCTCGGAGGAGGATTACTTGGTTTGGAAGCGGCAAAGGCTCTTGTGGATTTAGGAAAAGAAACCCACGTGATTGAATTTGCGCCGAGGCTTATGCCACGCCAATTGGATGATGGTGGAGCTGCGATTCTAAAATCAAAAATTGAAGAAATTGGAGTTGAGATCCATTTAAACAAACAAACTGAAAAAGTTTTAGGAGAGCAAAAAATTGAAGGATTTGCTTTCAAAGATGGCGGAACCTTAGACTTCGATTTGTTAATTGTATCTGCAGGGATTCGTCCAAGAGATGAATTGGCAAAAGAGGCTGGAATCGCTGTAGGCGATCGTGGTGGTATCATAGTTGATGATGGTATGGGTACGAATGTGTATGGAATTTATGCCATTGGGGAAGTTGCACTCCATAGAAACTTTATCTACGGTTTAGTAGCACCAGGTTACGAAATGGCTGAAACCTTAGCCTTTAATCTTTGTAGTCCAGGCAACAAACCAAAAGTATATTCAGGATCCGATTTATCAACCAAACTGAAGTTAATTGGAGTTGAGGTTGCTTCATTTGGAGATGCACTTGGACAAAACGAACATATTCCGATTGTTTTCAAAAACCCAAGAAGTGGAGTGTATAAGAAACTTGTCATTTCACCTGATGGAAAGTATTTGCTTGGTGGAATTCTTGTGGGTGATGCAAAAGCATACGGGAACTTATTATCTTTTTATCTCAATAAAATGGAATTACCGGAAGAACCAGAAACATTGATTGTTGGATCTGTTTCTTCGGAAAATCTTTTTGGAGCTGATACTTTGCCGGATGAAGCAAAAATTTGTTCCTGCAATAATGTATCAAAAGGAGACATCCTAACAGCAATCCGAGAAAAAGAATGTTACGATATCACAAGCCTCAAAAATTGTTCGAAGGCTGGAAGTGGATGCGGTGGTTGTTTGCCCCAAGTCAATTCGATTCTCAAAGCGGAATTAAAAACGCAAGGGAAAGTAGTCACCGAACACCTTTGCGAACATTTTAAATTTTCAAGAAAAGAACTTTACCAAGTCATTAAAGTAAAATCTCTCAAATCCTTTCCTGATGTATTAAAAGAAGTGGGAAAAGGAAATGGATGCGAAATTTGTAAACCAGCTGTAGCTTCCATCATTGCGAGTATTTGGAATGAACCAATTCTAAAACATAGAGAAATCCAAGATACAAACGATAAGTATTTAGCCAACATCCAAAGAGGAGGGACTTATTCTGTCGTTCCAAGGATCCCTGGTGGTGAAATCACTCCTGACAAACTTATCGTCATTGGAGATGTCGCCAAAAAATACAATTTGTATTGTAAAATCACTGGTGGCCAACGCATCGATTTGTTAGGTGCAAGAATTGACCAACTACCATCAATTTGGAAAGATTTGATAGATCATGGTTTTGAAAGTGGACATGCGTATGGAAAATCAATGCGAACTGTCAAAAGTTGTGTTGGTTCCACCTGGTGTCGATTTGGCGTTCAAGATAGTACTTCATTTGCGATTAAACTTGAAGAGCGATACAAAGGAATTCGTGCCCCTCATAAACTCAAATGTGGAGTCTCTGGCTGTATCCGTGAATGTGCAGAAGCACGCGGAAAAGATTTTGGTATCATCGCAACTGAAAGAGGTTGGAACTTATACATCGGTGGGAACGGTGGAGTCAATCCAAAACATGCTATCTTATTTGCAGAAGATTTAGATGAAGATACATGTATCAAGTATATTGATCGTTATATGATGTTTTATATTAGAACAGCTGACAAACTCATGAGAACTTCTACTTGGTTAGAACAACTGGAAGGTGGCATTGAGTATTTGAAAGATGTTGTGATCAATGATCGACTTGGAATCAACTCTCAGTTAGATGAAGAGATGAAACATTTGGTCAATACTTATCATTGTGAATGGAAAGATGTAGTAGAAGACCCTGAAAAACAAAAGAAATTCAAACACTTTGTGAATAGTAACGAAACAGATCCTAACATTCAATTTACGGAAGAACGTGGTCAAATTCGACCTGTGGATTGGGTTGAAAAAGACTTGGTGAATACTTAA
- the nirD gene encoding nitrite reductase small subunit NirD — MQTNQNTKEKVFIGPVSEFEREGGVSAKIGNKQIAIFYFESRNEWYACDNACPHTGDMVLSRGLLGDSNGEPKVVCPLHKRNFSLQSGECLNDENLKVSLYQVLVENGSVYLEIESSLLQQLGYTS, encoded by the coding sequence ATGCAAACAAATCAAAATACAAAAGAAAAAGTATTCATCGGTCCAGTTTCTGAATTTGAAAGAGAAGGTGGGGTGAGTGCCAAAATAGGAAACAAACAAATTGCTATTTTCTATTTTGAATCTAGAAATGAGTGGTATGCCTGTGACAATGCATGCCCTCACACGGGAGATATGGTTTTATCCAGAGGATTACTTGGTGATTCCAATGGAGAGCCAAAGGTAGTTTGTCCTCTTCACAAACGTAATTTTTCGCTGCAATCAGGTGAGTGCCTCAATGATGAAAACCTGAAAGTGAGTTTGTATCAGGTACTTGTGGAGAATGGTTCTGTTTATTTAGAAATAGAGTCATCTCTTCTGCAACAACTGGGTTACACATCGTGA
- the cobA gene encoding uroporphyrinogen-III C-methyltransferase, whose product MNSTASGKNRGKVYLVGAGPGDPELLTMKALKILRKADIVFYDDLVSPRILGVCRKRIQMVYVGKRSGIHSCLQDEINHKLIQATHEFNTIVRLKGGDPSIFGRVGEEYASLLQDGIQCEIVAGITTALGVASSLGFPLTHRDYAREILFLSGHKKDGLNSDSFQNLNCIGKTIIIYMGLNSLGMIVSELLNSGNHKETRIAVIQNATLDSERVFTGNLETMESIVAENNVKSPAIIVVGEIVRFYEEMKFLKNSCASILSPI is encoded by the coding sequence GTGAACTCTACTGCATCGGGAAAAAATCGAGGGAAGGTTTATTTGGTGGGTGCCGGACCTGGAGATCCAGAATTACTCACGATGAAAGCACTGAAAATCCTGAGAAAAGCAGACATCGTATTTTATGATGACTTAGTTTCCCCCCGAATTTTAGGAGTCTGCCGTAAAAGAATTCAAATGGTGTACGTTGGAAAACGATCAGGTATCCATAGCTGCCTGCAAGATGAAATCAATCATAAACTCATACAAGCAACACACGAATTTAATACGATCGTAAGGCTTAAAGGTGGAGACCCATCCATATTTGGAAGAGTCGGTGAAGAATATGCATCCCTACTCCAAGATGGGATCCAATGTGAAATTGTAGCCGGGATCACAACGGCCTTGGGAGTTGCGTCTTCTCTTGGTTTTCCACTCACCCACAGAGACTATGCCAGAGAAATTTTATTTTTATCAGGCCATAAAAAAGACGGTCTGAATTCTGATTCCTTTCAAAACCTAAACTGCATTGGAAAAACGATTATCATCTATATGGGACTCAATTCTCTTGGAATGATTGTTTCTGAACTCTTAAATTCAGGAAATCATAAAGAAACGAGAATCGCTGTGATCCAAAATGCAACTTTAGATTCAGAACGTGTTTTTACTGGAAATCTGGAGACAATGGAATCCATCGTGGCAGAAAACAATGTTAAGTCACCTGCCATCATCGTGGTTGGGGAAATTGTGCGTTTTTATGAAGAGATGAAATTTTTGAAAAATAGCTGTGCTTCCATTCTATCTCCTATATAA
- the moaCB gene encoding bifunctional molybdenum cofactor biosynthesis protein MoaC/MoaB produces the protein MNDITGKRTTLRYAEAEGFVYCQKETIQRIKTNTLPKGDLFEVAKASALLGAKKTSDLIPHCHPVPIDSFSIQFEIIDEKNAVRILTQAKSIGKTGIEMEALTGVTVAALVIYDLLKPIDKSLEISSIRLLEKKGGKTDKHIAKFADGAKAKILVCSDSCFAGKKQDGSGKIIAELLSNEGVEVLEIKIVPDEPKEIEQTISNWANEKIDLIITTGGTGLGPRDNTTDTIKPMLEKEIPGIAEVMRSFGQDRTPFAMLSRSIAGSIGKSIIIAVPGSSNGSKESMTAILPAVFHAKKMMRGEGH, from the coding sequence ATGAACGATATCACGGGAAAAAGAACCACGCTCCGTTACGCGGAAGCGGAAGGCTTTGTATACTGCCAAAAAGAAACCATTCAAAGGATCAAAACAAATACACTCCCGAAAGGGGATTTGTTTGAAGTTGCAAAAGCATCAGCGCTGTTAGGTGCAAAAAAAACGTCAGACCTAATTCCACACTGTCATCCTGTGCCTATCGATTCCTTCTCCATTCAATTTGAAATCATCGATGAAAAAAATGCCGTCCGTATACTCACTCAAGCAAAATCCATTGGGAAAACAGGCATTGAAATGGAAGCATTGACTGGCGTCACAGTTGCCGCACTTGTGATTTATGATCTTTTAAAACCGATTGATAAGTCCTTAGAAATTTCATCTATCCGCCTCTTGGAAAAAAAAGGAGGCAAAACGGACAAACACATTGCAAAATTTGCAGATGGCGCAAAAGCCAAAATTTTGGTTTGTTCCGATTCCTGTTTTGCTGGAAAAAAGCAAGACGGTTCTGGTAAAATCATCGCCGAACTTCTCTCAAACGAGGGTGTGGAAGTTTTAGAAATTAAAATTGTACCAGATGAACCAAAAGAGATAGAACAAACCATTTCCAATTGGGCAAACGAAAAAATTGATCTGATCATCACTACAGGTGGGACAGGACTTGGTCCAAGAGATAACACTACTGATACCATCAAACCCATGTTAGAGAAAGAAATTCCGGGCATTGCAGAAGTGATGAGGTCTTTTGGCCAAGATCGAACCCCATTTGCTATGTTATCTAGATCGATTGCGGGAAGCATCGGAAAGTCCATCATCATCGCAGTACCTGGAAGTAGCAATGGTTCCAAAGAAAGTATGACGGCAATACTACCTGCTGTCTTCCATGCAAAAAAAATGATGAGAGGCGAAGGGCATTGA
- a CDS encoding molybdopterin molybdotransferase MoeA, translated as MISYTEALNLVLKETKSYGTEFIPLSQSMGRVLSENILADRDYPPFHRSAMDGFAISHKDYVKDLSYFYQRELHAGSTFTKLPGETVIRIMTGAPVPDGFDAVIKIEDAIPSEKNGIKSVSFPMDGISLWQNIAKQGEDAKQNDSLLPIGTKLDISEVSLLASLGKFSVPVFSLPKVGIISTGNEVVPVDSSPLPHQIRDSNSYTIASSLFKFGIIPNFMIHVPDDEVKMKSIIKQGLDCDILILSGGVSMGEKDLVPDLLNKLGVTKIFHKIAIKPGKPVWFGKNETTLVFGLPGNPFSTQTCFRILIDPLLNSSFSQKIEQPLKFPSLHSKKKKHKLTEFYPVRFVTKEKTYLEPIEWNGSGDVKAARFSNGLAIFPSEKNQLEPEMMIQFLAW; from the coding sequence TTGATTTCCTATACCGAAGCCTTAAACTTGGTATTGAAGGAAACAAAATCTTATGGAACTGAATTCATTCCACTCAGCCAATCCATGGGTAGAGTTTTATCAGAAAATATTTTAGCAGATCGTGACTACCCACCATTCCATAGGTCCGCGATGGACGGATTTGCCATTTCCCATAAAGATTATGTGAAAGATCTCTCGTATTTTTACCAAAGAGAACTTCATGCAGGATCAACATTCACAAAACTGCCTGGTGAAACGGTGATTCGAATCATGACAGGAGCGCCAGTCCCAGATGGCTTCGATGCAGTGATCAAAATTGAAGATGCCATCCCTTCTGAGAAAAACGGAATTAAATCTGTATCCTTTCCTATGGATGGAATCTCTCTGTGGCAAAATATCGCCAAACAAGGAGAAGATGCAAAACAAAATGATTCTCTTCTTCCTATAGGAACAAAACTTGATATCTCTGAAGTTTCGCTTCTCGCAAGTTTAGGTAAATTTTCTGTCCCGGTTTTTTCTTTGCCAAAAGTAGGAATCATTTCGACAGGAAATGAAGTGGTTCCGGTCGACTCCTCTCCTCTCCCCCACCAAATCCGTGATTCTAATTCCTATACGATTGCCTCTTCATTATTCAAATTTGGTATCATACCAAATTTTATGATCCACGTACCTGATGATGAAGTTAAAATGAAAAGTATCATAAAACAAGGATTAGATTGTGATATTTTGATTTTGTCAGGTGGTGTTTCCATGGGTGAAAAGGATTTGGTCCCTGATTTGCTAAACAAATTGGGTGTGACCAAAATCTTTCACAAAATCGCAATCAAACCTGGAAAACCAGTATGGTTTGGTAAAAATGAAACAACACTGGTCTTTGGATTGCCTGGAAATCCTTTTAGCACTCAAACATGTTTCCGAATTCTGATAGATCCATTGCTCAACTCTTCTTTTTCACAAAAAATCGAGCAACCATTGAAGTTCCCGTCACTCCATTCAAAAAAGAAAAAACATAAGCTAACAGAATTTTATCCAGTTCGATTTGTTACGAAAGAGAAAACATATTTGGAACCCATTGAATGGAATGGAAGTGGTGATGTGAAGGCAGCTAGATTTTCCAATGGGCTTGCCATCTTTCCAAGTGAAAAAAACCAACTGGAACCGGAAATGATGATCCAATTCTTAGCTTGGTAA